From Virgibacillus ihumii, the proteins below share one genomic window:
- a CDS encoding NAD(P)/FAD-dependent oxidoreductase, translating into MSDKIYDVTIIGAGPTGLFTAFYGGMRQASVKIIESLPHTGGQLTALYPEKDIYDIAGFPKVGAQELVDNLEEQASLFDPTIVLEQSIQKIERLEDDTFKLISDKEVHYSKTIIITAGNGAFQPRRLNVGECDKFEGVNLHYHVKDMNQYKDQNVMLLGGGDSAVDWALMLEPIAKKVNLVHRRDKFRAHEHSVEKLMASNVDILTPFVPKEISGTDKIETVTLEEVKGDKKISVDVDSVLCNYGFVSTLGPIKDWGLEIEKNSIVVNSRMETNIPGIYAAGDITTYPGKVKLIATGFGEGPTAINNAKQYIDPKARIQPKHSTAMF; encoded by the coding sequence ATGTCAGATAAAATATATGACGTAACAATTATTGGCGCCGGCCCCACTGGCTTATTCACAGCTTTCTATGGCGGAATGCGCCAGGCAAGCGTTAAAATAATTGAAAGTTTACCGCACACTGGCGGGCAGCTGACTGCCCTGTACCCAGAGAAAGATATATATGATATTGCAGGATTTCCAAAGGTTGGTGCACAAGAGCTGGTGGACAACCTGGAAGAACAGGCAAGTCTGTTCGATCCGACAATCGTCCTTGAACAATCCATTCAAAAAATTGAACGGTTGGAAGATGACACATTTAAGCTCATTTCAGATAAAGAGGTTCATTATTCAAAAACAATCATTATCACCGCCGGAAATGGCGCATTCCAGCCACGTCGGTTAAATGTAGGTGAATGTGACAAGTTTGAAGGTGTTAATCTCCATTATCATGTGAAGGATATGAATCAATACAAAGACCAGAACGTCATGCTGCTTGGTGGAGGGGACTCCGCAGTGGATTGGGCGTTGATGCTTGAACCAATTGCGAAAAAGGTCAACCTTGTCCATCGTCGTGATAAATTCAGAGCCCACGAACACAGCGTCGAAAAGCTTATGGCATCAAATGTTGATATTTTAACTCCATTCGTTCCAAAAGAAATCAGCGGAACAGATAAAATTGAAACTGTAACACTTGAGGAAGTTAAGGGCGATAAAAAAATTTCGGTAGATGTTGATTCCGTGCTCTGCAACTACGGATTTGTGTCCACCCTGGGACCTATTAAAGACTGGGGTCTGGAAATCGAAAAGAACAGCATTGTCGTCAACTCACGCATGGAAACAAACATCCCGGGCATCTATGCAGCCGGCGATATTACCACCTATCCCGGCAAAGTCAAACTCATTGCCACCGGATTCGGAGAAGGACCAACTGCTATTAATAATGCTAAACAATACAT